The Polynucleobacter necessarius genome window below encodes:
- a CDS encoding sulfite exporter TauE/SafE family protein has protein sequence MLDLVVQPLTQSFHAHSLIFFVCAVISVIIVGISKSGFGAGLGVLSLPLMASQSRINEALAILLSLLIAIDLVGLRRFVRNADWRILKIIIPPAIVGFLMGMIFFTAITPQIFTLLIGIFTLLFLIQNLAMSRLELKETKSYLWLGRLMGLTAGFTSFVAHIGGPPITVYMLRKKLIPMVYTSTLGIFLRLLMLES, from the coding sequence ATGCTCGATCTAGTTGTTCAACCCCTAACTCAGTCTTTTCATGCGCATTCATTGATATTTTTTGTATGTGCAGTCATTAGCGTCATTATTGTTGGTATTTCCAAAAGTGGCTTTGGTGCTGGGCTAGGTGTTTTGTCTTTGCCTTTAATGGCTAGTCAATCTCGCATCAATGAAGCTTTAGCAATCTTATTGTCGCTCTTGATCGCCATAGATTTAGTGGGCTTACGCCGTTTTGTGCGTAACGCTGATTGGCGTATTCTGAAAATCATTATTCCCCCAGCCATAGTGGGTTTTCTGATGGGAATGATTTTCTTTACTGCAATTACCCCTCAGATATTCACGCTCTTAATCGGTATATTTACCCTACTATTTTTGATTCAGAATCTAGCGATGTCACGGTTGGAATTAAAGGAGACAAAGTCTTATCTCTGGCTGGGACGCTTAATGGGGTTAACTGCAGGATTCACTTCATTTGTTGCTCATATCGGTGGACCCCCAATCACAGTGTATATGTTGAGGAAAAAACTAATACCGA
- the pmbA gene encoding metalloprotease PmbA, producing MLKEAKKRGASDAVAEISEGQGLSVIVRKGEVDTIEQSLDKQVGVTLFLGYHRGNANTSDFSKESLKATVDAAYHIAQHTAEDVCAGLAEARLLEKNPLDLDLFHPWNIDAAHAVEIARSAEGAAFSVSKQIQNTDGASVSAHHAHFMMGTSHGFMGGYPCSRHYLSCAPIASQGGKHALMQRDDWYSSSRIPSELAEPAAIGRYAAQRALSRLKARSLTTRRCPVIFEAPLAAGLLGSLVQAVSGGALYRRSSFLLDSLGKQVLPKHLSVFENPHLKSMTGSAPFDGEGVKTSARTVVDKGVLQGYFLSTYSARKLGMQTTGNAGGSHHLTLQSKKTPKRGLPGLLKEMGTGLLVTELMGQGVNYITGDYSRGAFGYWVENGEIQYPVEEITIAGNLRDMLMDIQLIGSDTLIRGTKETGSILIGSMTVGGK from the coding sequence ATGCTTAAAGAGGCCAAAAAAAGGGGTGCCTCAGATGCCGTAGCAGAGATTTCCGAAGGACAAGGCCTGTCCGTCATCGTTCGTAAAGGTGAGGTCGATACTATTGAGCAAAGTCTAGATAAGCAAGTCGGGGTTACGCTATTTTTGGGATATCATCGTGGCAACGCTAATACTAGCGATTTCTCAAAGGAGTCCTTGAAGGCTACTGTAGATGCCGCATATCACATTGCACAACATACAGCTGAGGATGTTTGCGCTGGTCTAGCTGAAGCTAGACTATTGGAGAAAAATCCTCTAGATTTAGATTTATTTCACCCATGGAATATCGATGCAGCTCATGCAGTAGAAATTGCTAGGAGCGCTGAGGGCGCTGCTTTTTCTGTCAGCAAGCAAATTCAGAATACCGATGGAGCATCGGTATCGGCCCATCATGCCCATTTTATGATGGGTACATCTCATGGTTTTATGGGTGGTTATCCATGCTCGCGGCACTATCTTTCCTGTGCACCGATAGCAAGTCAGGGTGGTAAGCATGCGCTTATGCAGCGTGATGATTGGTACTCCAGTTCACGCATACCTAGCGAGTTGGCAGAGCCTGCTGCGATTGGTCGATATGCAGCGCAGCGTGCATTGTCACGCCTCAAAGCAAGATCGTTAACTACTCGACGTTGCCCTGTGATTTTTGAAGCACCATTGGCTGCGGGTTTACTCGGTAGCTTAGTGCAAGCAGTTTCAGGCGGGGCTTTATATCGGCGTTCGAGTTTTTTGTTAGATAGTCTGGGTAAGCAAGTATTGCCCAAGCATCTCAGTGTGTTTGAAAATCCGCATCTGAAGTCGATGACTGGTAGCGCGCCATTCGATGGGGAGGGCGTCAAAACATCGGCTCGAACTGTTGTTGATAAGGGAGTATTACAAGGATATTTTTTATCGACATACTCTGCTCGTAAATTGGGTATGCAAACTACTGGTAATGCTGGTGGTTCACACCATCTCACTTTGCAGAGTAAGAAAACCCCTAAAAGGGGCTTGCCGGGTTTATTGAAAGAGATGGGCACTGGCTTATTAGTCACAGAATTAATGGGTCAGGGCGTCAATTACATTACGGGTGATTATTCACGAGGTGCATTTGGCTATTGGGTTGAGAATGGTGAAATTCAGTATCCTGTTGAAGAGATCACAATTGCTGGTAACTTGCGCGATATGCTCATGGATATTCAGCTTATCGGAAGCGATACACTCATACGTGGCACCAAAGAGACTGGCTCAATATTAATTGGCTCCATGACAGTTGGTGGAAAATAA
- the orn gene encoding oligoribonuclease, which produces MSEQTNITASEATKTVSPNEHLIWVDMEMSGLDLETERILEIAIIVTDAHLNTIATAPVWVVHQEDAVLDVMDAWNKGTHGRSGLIDKVKASTLDEATVEAQCIAFLKQYIKAGIAPMCGNTIGQDRQFMAKYMPKLEAYFHYRNIDVSSLKELCKRWHPELVKGFTKKQAHTALADIEESIEELKYYREQFIVPLPQ; this is translated from the coding sequence ATGAGCGAGCAAACAAACATTACAGCGTCCGAAGCGACCAAGACGGTATCACCTAATGAGCACCTGATTTGGGTGGATATGGAGATGTCCGGTTTAGATTTAGAAACTGAGCGGATTCTGGAAATTGCCATTATTGTGACTGATGCACACCTCAATACTATTGCCACGGCGCCCGTTTGGGTTGTTCATCAGGAGGATGCCGTTTTGGATGTCATGGATGCTTGGAATAAGGGTACGCACGGTCGATCTGGTTTGATTGATAAAGTAAAGGCATCCACGTTGGATGAGGCAACTGTCGAAGCCCAGTGTATTGCGTTCTTAAAGCAATATATCAAGGCAGGTATTGCGCCAATGTGTGGGAACACGATCGGGCAAGACAGGCAGTTTATGGCAAAGTACATGCCTAAGTTAGAGGCGTACTTCCACTATCGAAATATCGATGTATCCTCTTTAAAAGAGCTTTGCAAACGTTGGCATCCCGAATTAGTAAAAGGCTTTACTAAGAAACAGGCTCACACTGCTTTAGCAGACATTGAGGAATCAATCGAAGAGTTAAAGTACTATCGTGAACAATTTATTGTTCCCTTGCCTCAATAA
- a CDS encoding M48 family metallopeptidase, which produces MIFLIAFIANFSLRHWLSQRQIRYVASHRNAVPIDFAEQVTLVEHQKAADYTIAKLRLGILENGVSAIILIGFTLLGGLQMINMALLQLFGEGIAQQIALLVSIVLISGILDIPFSWYKQFHLEERFDFNRMTKTLFFSDMFKGVSVGGALGIPLLWVILTLMAKAGDLWWLWSWVVLTVFSLLMQWIFPTFIAPLFNKFQSLEDGPLKTQIEALLTRCDFSSQGLFVMDGSKRSAHGNAFFAGMGKAKRIVFFDTLIEKLTPGEVEAVLAHELGHFKCKHIRKRLFISFVLSFAMFALLGWISTKVWFYTDLGVTPNLNGYNGGLALALFMLVSPVFSFFFTPLSSLASRTHEYEADGFAAEKSSAQDLITALVKLYQDNASTLTPDPIYTAFYSSHPPAPLRIANLQTI; this is translated from the coding sequence ATGATTTTTCTAATCGCCTTTATTGCTAATTTTAGCTTACGCCACTGGCTTTCCCAACGTCAAATTCGCTATGTAGCATCGCATCGAAATGCTGTGCCTATAGATTTTGCGGAACAGGTGACCCTAGTCGAACATCAAAAGGCAGCCGACTACACCATCGCTAAATTACGCCTTGGTATTTTAGAAAATGGGGTCAGCGCGATTATTTTAATTGGCTTCACCTTGTTAGGTGGATTACAGATGATTAACATGGCACTCCTCCAGTTATTTGGCGAGGGCATTGCTCAGCAAATCGCCTTACTCGTATCGATTGTCCTCATCTCCGGAATATTGGACATCCCATTCTCTTGGTACAAGCAATTCCATCTTGAAGAGCGATTTGATTTTAATCGTATGACTAAAACACTCTTCTTCTCTGATATGTTCAAGGGTGTATCAGTGGGTGGCGCTCTTGGCATTCCACTTCTTTGGGTCATCTTGACTTTAATGGCTAAAGCAGGTGATTTATGGTGGCTTTGGTCATGGGTAGTGCTAACCGTTTTTAGCTTACTCATGCAATGGATTTTCCCAACCTTTATTGCGCCGCTGTTCAATAAATTTCAATCCTTAGAGGATGGTCCACTAAAAACTCAGATTGAAGCTCTATTGACGCGCTGTGATTTTTCTAGTCAAGGTCTATTTGTCATGGATGGCAGCAAGCGAAGTGCGCATGGCAATGCATTTTTTGCTGGCATGGGCAAGGCTAAACGCATTGTCTTTTTTGACACCCTCATTGAAAAACTCACCCCAGGAGAAGTCGAGGCAGTGCTGGCACATGAACTGGGTCATTTCAAATGCAAGCATATTCGTAAGCGCCTCTTCATTTCGTTTGTCTTGAGCTTTGCTATGTTTGCGTTGCTTGGTTGGATTAGCACAAAGGTTTGGTTTTATACCGATCTTGGTGTCACGCCCAATCTTAATGGCTATAACGGTGGGCTAGCTCTGGCTCTCTTTATGCTGGTATCCCCAGTATTTAGCTTCTTTTTTACCCCTCTATCGAGCTTGGCATCACGTACACATGAATACGAGGCCGATGGCTTTGCTGCTGAAAAATCTTCTGCACAAGATTTAATCACTGCACTTGTAAAGTTATATCAAGACAATGCATCAACATTGACACCCGATCCCATCTACACCGCTTTTTACAGCTCACACCCACCTGCGCCCTTGCGTATTGCCAACCTTCAAACGATTTAG
- the rsgA gene encoding ribosome small subunit-dependent GTPase A, whose product MEQFHALLIASYGRHYLAQRLIENSSGHESPDGPLIQVSTPAKLHIGAVGDRMLLEMTSADQARIIQIEARENLLYRSDAFKSKLIASNVDQILVVLATQPAFSPDLLGRAMVVAEANQISLHILLNKCDLKDNLDHARKIIAPYARMGYQVSEVSAKFDPGSIDALRTTLQGKVSVLVGQSGMGKSSLLNAWIPNAAALTQEYSVRLDAGKHTTTACRYFELPEAWGGDASGKLGALIDSPGFQEFGLAHMSVSELQHAFREFKELLGKCRFHNCVHLSEPDCAIRNAVDRNEIAPVFLALFRQLHSDSKTADVQIQGISQAKERWSALATKPSKRSLSARLILPLNA is encoded by the coding sequence ATGGAACAGTTTCATGCGCTACTCATTGCCTCATACGGAAGGCATTACTTAGCGCAGCGTTTGATAGAGAATTCCAGCGGTCATGAATCTCCTGATGGCCCATTAATTCAGGTGAGCACTCCAGCTAAACTGCACATTGGTGCAGTTGGGGATCGTATGCTGTTAGAAATGACTTCAGCCGATCAAGCACGCATCATCCAAATAGAAGCCCGAGAAAATCTTCTGTATCGCTCAGATGCCTTCAAGAGTAAGTTGATTGCCTCAAATGTTGATCAAATCTTAGTAGTGCTTGCGACTCAACCCGCTTTCTCGCCTGATCTATTGGGTAGAGCCATGGTGGTAGCTGAAGCGAATCAAATCAGCCTACATATTTTACTGAATAAATGCGATCTTAAGGATAACTTAGATCATGCCCGCAAAATCATCGCTCCTTATGCCCGCATGGGCTATCAAGTGAGTGAGGTTTCTGCCAAATTTGACCCTGGATCTATTGATGCGTTACGCACCACCCTCCAAGGCAAAGTCTCAGTACTTGTTGGACAGTCAGGTATGGGCAAATCTAGTCTTTTAAATGCTTGGATTCCAAATGCTGCCGCGCTCACGCAGGAATATTCCGTTCGCCTGGATGCTGGCAAGCACACTACTACCGCATGTCGTTACTTTGAATTACCCGAAGCCTGGGGTGGAGATGCTTCAGGCAAGCTTGGCGCCCTGATCGACTCACCAGGCTTTCAAGAGTTTGGCCTAGCGCATATGTCTGTGAGTGAGCTACAACATGCTTTTCGAGAATTTAAAGAGCTTTTAGGGAAGTGTCGCTTTCATAACTGTGTACACTTATCTGAACCAGATTGCGCCATTCGTAATGCTGTAGACAGAAACGAAATAGCGCCAGTCTTTCTGGCGCTATTTAGACAATTGCACTCTGATTCAAAAACAGCTGATGTGCAAATTCAGGGCATTAGCCAAGCCAAAGAGCGATGGTCAGCATTAGCAACAAAGCCATCCAAGCGATCACTAAGCGCCAGACTAATCCTACCGCTAAACGCATAG
- a CDS encoding CobD/CbiB family protein has protein sequence MTFFSIFFALIAEQYRPVTSSHWIARACARWLDWVAAEFGGKTEEGASPVGARMACLVAFILPTFLVFIVYVVCMVIYPILGFIWNIVIVYLFFGFRQFSHSFTAVHEAIEAHDLPAARAALGEWYGPELDASNFTETEVISLALERAIIGSHHHVFGVLFWFMMPMGPAGVVLYRLADIASQRWSERGDFNLSESARHFFYVLDWVPARITAMGFAIVGNFEGAVYGWRYLTQKWSDSLSAVILAAGSGALGVRLGEPMSEPDSDEALRMAEAGEPVVYEVGLEPTERTMRLAVGLVWRLVIAWMALLLMLTIALWLG, from the coding sequence ATGACTTTCTTTTCTATTTTCTTCGCCCTCATCGCTGAGCAATATCGCCCAGTGACTTCAAGCCATTGGATTGCGCGTGCCTGTGCTCGTTGGTTAGATTGGGTTGCCGCAGAATTTGGTGGGAAAACTGAAGAGGGTGCAAGTCCAGTGGGTGCGCGTATGGCCTGCTTGGTGGCATTTATTCTGCCTACCTTCCTCGTCTTTATTGTGTATGTGGTTTGCATGGTGATATACCCAATTTTGGGATTCATTTGGAATATTGTCATTGTTTACTTATTTTTTGGCTTTCGTCAATTCAGTCATTCTTTTACTGCAGTTCACGAAGCAATTGAAGCGCATGATTTACCAGCTGCACGCGCAGCTTTGGGTGAGTGGTACGGCCCAGAGTTAGACGCCTCCAATTTCACTGAAACGGAAGTAATTTCTTTGGCCTTAGAGCGAGCCATCATCGGATCTCATCATCATGTATTCGGTGTTTTATTTTGGTTCATGATGCCAATGGGTCCCGCAGGCGTAGTGTTATATCGCTTGGCAGATATTGCTTCGCAGCGCTGGTCTGAGCGCGGTGACTTTAATCTCAGTGAATCAGCGCGTCATTTCTTCTATGTTTTGGATTGGGTGCCTGCACGTATTACTGCAATGGGTTTTGCTATCGTCGGAAACTTCGAAGGTGCAGTTTATGGCTGGCGCTACCTTACTCAAAAATGGTCAGACTCTTTATCAGCAGTCATTTTGGCGGCTGGCAGCGGTGCGCTGGGTGTTCGTCTAGGTGAGCCAATGAGTGAGCCAGATAGCGACGAAGCTCTTCGTATGGCTGAAGCAGGAGAGCCTGTAGTTTATGAGGTTGGTCTTGAGCCAACTGAGCGCACTATGCGTTTAGCGGTAGGATTAGTCTGGCGCTTAGTGATCGCTTGGATGGCTTTGTTGCTAATGCTGACCATCGCTCTTTGGCTTGGCTAA
- a CDS encoding CoA pyrophosphatase: MHEVLSHEKKVARELLEPESLRARFQSPPIWQPEITDENRYVIAAAIIAKRQAVGKVTKAAVLIPLLLKDEGLSVVLTQRTNHLRDHAGQISFPGGRMDSEDQSPDDSALRESKEEIGLDPQRVAIISHLSQYLTVSGYSVTPVVGLVQAQAEYVLDAFEVADVFEVPLSFFT, encoded by the coding sequence ATGCATGAAGTACTCTCACATGAAAAGAAGGTGGCAAGAGAACTCCTTGAGCCTGAAAGTTTAAGGGCGCGTTTTCAGTCGCCACCAATATGGCAACCGGAAATTACTGATGAAAATCGTTATGTCATTGCAGCGGCTATTATTGCTAAGCGTCAAGCCGTGGGAAAAGTCACCAAGGCTGCTGTACTCATTCCACTTTTATTAAAAGACGAAGGCCTTTCGGTCGTGTTGACACAAAGAACGAATCACCTAAGAGACCATGCCGGTCAAATCAGCTTCCCAGGTGGACGTATGGATTCTGAGGATCAAAGTCCAGATGACTCTGCCTTGCGTGAGAGTAAAGAAGAGATCGGGCTGGATCCACAGCGAGTGGCAATTATTAGTCACTTATCTCAATATTTAACGGTTTCTGGCTATAGCGTTACTCCGGTCGTGGGATTGGTTCAAGCTCAGGCAGAGTATGTCTTAGATGCGTTTGAGGTGGCCGATGTATTTGAAGTGCCCCTGAGTTTTTTTACTTGA